One window from the genome of Candidatus Binataceae bacterium encodes:
- a CDS encoding cysteine hydrolase family protein, which produces MKRALLVIDVQNEYFSGKLPVSYPAGSLERIVAAMDAARAHNVPVVVVRHTARGDRGVFKQGTPEWELHKEVAARPHDRLIDKTMPSSFAGTELESWLRQNGIDTLAIAGYMTQMCCDSTARDGFHRGFRVEFLADATGTLSLGTEAGKVADRDLHNAVLVTQSTMFSKVMKTADWIRSLEQK; this is translated from the coding sequence ATGAAACGCGCGCTTTTGGTTATAGACGTGCAGAATGAGTATTTCAGCGGCAAGCTGCCAGTCAGCTATCCGGCCGGGTCGCTGGAGAGGATCGTGGCCGCGATGGACGCGGCGCGCGCGCATAACGTGCCGGTGGTGGTGGTCCGCCATACGGCGAGGGGCGACCGCGGCGTGTTCAAGCAGGGAACGCCCGAATGGGAGCTGCACAAGGAGGTCGCCGCGCGTCCGCATGACCGACTGATCGACAAGACTATGCCGAGCAGCTTCGCCGGCACCGAGCTCGAGAGCTGGCTGCGCCAGAACGGGATCGACACTCTGGCGATCGCCGGCTACATGACCCAGATGTGCTGCGACAGCACCGCGCGCGACGGCTTCCATCGCGGGTTCAGGGTCGAATTCCTCGCCGACGCGACCGGCACGCTCTCGCTCGGGACCGAGGCCGGCAAAGTGGCCGACCGCGACCTGCACAACGCGGTGCTGGTAACGCAGTCCACGATGTTCAGCAAAGTGATGAAGACGGCGGACTGGATCCGCAGTCTGGAGCAAAAATAA
- a CDS encoding universal stress protein — protein MVSTQQTAGGPPAHPYRVILCPVEFDETSLAALRHARALADAAGATLHLLHVVPIIPTVSEVVSDLEPGGEASAQQRLRDLAERELPGAKFELHTRVALSSDIARHILAAARELDADLIVIATHGRSGLAHFLLGSVTEAVVRNASCPVLTVRP, from the coding sequence ATGGTTTCGACACAGCAGACGGCAGGCGGTCCTCCGGCGCATCCGTATCGCGTCATTCTCTGTCCGGTTGAGTTCGACGAAACCTCGCTCGCGGCGCTCAGGCATGCCCGCGCGCTGGCGGATGCCGCCGGAGCGACGCTGCACCTCCTGCACGTCGTGCCGATCATCCCCACCGTGAGCGAGGTCGTCAGCGACCTCGAGCCGGGCGGCGAAGCCTCGGCGCAGCAGCGGCTGCGTGATTTAGCCGAGCGCGAGCTTCCCGGCGCGAAGTTTGAGCTCCACACGCGGGTTGCGCTCAGCTCCGACATCGCGCGACACATTCTGGCTGCGGCGCGCGAGCTTGACGCCGACCTGATAGTGATTGCGACCCACGGGCGCTCGGGTCTTGCTCATTTTCTGCTCGGCAGCGTGACCGAAGCCGTGGTTCGCAATGCCTCCTGTCCGGTGCTGACGGTTCGTCCCTGA
- a CDS encoding sigma-54 dependent transcriptional regulator, whose amino-acid sequence MERILILDDEPDMVATCRRILGAGYECLGTTDPQEALRLLASERPDLMLTDLRMPDMDGMEILRRAREIDAQMPVVMLTAFATLESAVAAVKAGAFDYLSKPFTVDQLKVTVERAMGRRRLELENLHLREQLRGTYGFENIVGRSPALQQVLELVRKAARSDANILVLGESGTGKELIARAIHANSPRAAQPFVPVDCASLPENLLESELFGHEKGAFTGAAAAKPGLVETAHHGTLFLDEIGELPIGLQVKFLRALQERQIRRVGGTRQIDVDIRVVSATNRDLRAAVAEGKFREDLFYRINVIDIALPPLRERQGDIELLATSFLRKYAGRSKGAPRGFEPEAMAALETYVWPGNVRELQNVIERACALADSEMITLADLPEHVRTLAPRAEAPPPAEVTTRLTLKEAKERWISQLEAAYVAELLKREGGNVSQAARKAGVDRKTLHRLLHKHSIR is encoded by the coding sequence GTGGAACGCATTTTAATCCTCGACGACGAACCCGACATGGTGGCGACCTGCCGGCGCATCCTCGGTGCCGGCTACGAGTGCCTGGGAACGACCGACCCGCAGGAGGCCCTGCGCCTGCTCGCCAGCGAGCGTCCGGACCTGATGCTGACCGATCTGCGGATGCCCGACATGGACGGAATGGAGATCCTACGGCGTGCACGCGAGATCGACGCCCAGATGCCGGTGGTGATGCTGACCGCGTTCGCGACTCTGGAGTCGGCGGTCGCCGCGGTCAAGGCCGGCGCCTTCGACTACCTTTCCAAGCCGTTTACGGTGGACCAGCTTAAGGTCACGGTGGAGCGCGCGATGGGGCGCCGCCGGCTCGAGCTGGAGAACCTCCATCTGCGCGAGCAGCTGCGCGGAACCTACGGCTTCGAGAACATCGTCGGGCGCTCGCCCGCCCTCCAACAGGTGCTCGAACTGGTACGCAAGGCGGCGCGCTCGGATGCCAACATCCTGGTGCTGGGCGAGTCGGGCACAGGCAAGGAGCTGATAGCGCGCGCAATTCACGCCAACAGCCCGCGTGCGGCGCAGCCGTTCGTCCCGGTGGATTGCGCCTCGCTGCCGGAGAACCTGCTGGAGTCGGAGCTGTTCGGCCACGAGAAGGGAGCGTTTACCGGGGCGGCGGCGGCCAAGCCAGGACTGGTGGAAACCGCCCATCACGGTACGCTTTTCCTCGACGAGATCGGCGAGTTGCCGATCGGCTTGCAGGTCAAGTTCCTGCGCGCGCTCCAGGAGCGGCAGATCCGCCGCGTCGGCGGTACCCGCCAGATCGACGTTGATATCCGAGTGGTGTCGGCGACCAATCGCGACCTGCGGGCGGCGGTCGCCGAGGGCAAATTCCGCGAAGACCTCTTCTATCGCATCAACGTGATCGATATCGCGCTCCCGCCGCTGCGCGAGCGCCAGGGCGACATCGAGCTTCTGGCGACGAGTTTTCTGCGCAAGTATGCGGGCCGCAGCAAGGGCGCGCCGCGCGGCTTTGAGCCCGAGGCGATGGCGGCGCTGGAGACCTACGTCTGGCCCGGCAACGTGCGCGAGCTGCAAAACGTGATCGAACGCGCCTGCGCACTTGCCGACAGCGAGATGATCACGCTGGCCGACCTCCCCGAGCATGTGCGCACGCTCGCGCCGCGCGCCGAGGCGCCGCCGCCGGCCGAAGTCACGACCCGGCTCACGTTGAAGGAAGCCAAGGAGCGCTGGATAAGCCAGCTCGAAGCGGCCTACGTGGCCGAGCTCCTCAAGCGCGAGGGCGGCAACGTATCGCAGGCGGCGCGCAAGGCGGGCGTCGATCGCAAGACGCTCCATCGGCTGCTCCACAAGCACAGCATCCGCTAG
- a CDS encoding ABATE domain-containing protein — MGTSSGRRAAGALLVAPQHSLCLDFANTLAWRGSSREESLHELADVVRWCAGSGTVIAGGFESAAAAVRDDLARAARLFDETIAIRETIYRVFHAVAAGAQPAADDLAAVNRELARAPARVALGRAGAGFGWRLELARPAAPVLLAPVLWSAGDLLASSQLKRVRECANGKCLWLFIDDSKNGSRRWCSMQACGNRAKAHRHYLRHKGG, encoded by the coding sequence ATGGGGACCTCTAGCGGTAGGCGCGCGGCCGGCGCGCTTCTCGTCGCTCCGCAGCACTCGCTCTGCCTTGACTTTGCCAACACCCTCGCCTGGCGCGGCAGTTCGCGCGAGGAGAGCCTGCACGAGCTCGCCGACGTGGTGCGATGGTGTGCCGGGAGTGGCACGGTGATAGCGGGTGGTTTTGAATCCGCGGCGGCCGCGGTGCGTGACGACTTGGCACGCGCGGCTCGCCTCTTCGACGAGACGATCGCTATCCGGGAAACGATCTATCGCGTCTTCCACGCGGTCGCCGCCGGCGCGCAGCCGGCGGCGGACGACCTGGCGGCGGTCAACCGCGAGCTTGCGCGCGCGCCGGCGCGCGTCGCGCTCGGGCGCGCCGGTGCGGGCTTCGGATGGCGTCTCGAACTGGCGCGGCCTGCGGCACCCGTGCTGCTGGCGCCGGTGCTGTGGTCGGCGGGAGACCTGTTGGCGAGTTCGCAGCTAAAGCGGGTCCGCGAGTGCGCCAACGGCAAGTGTCTGTGGCTGTTTATCGACGACAGCAAGAACGGCAGTCGGCGCTGGTGCTCGATGCAGGCCTGTGGCAACCGCGCCAAGGCCCATCGCCATTACCTCCGGCACAAAGGCGGCTGA
- a CDS encoding LLM class flavin-dependent oxidoreductase has translation MRFSILTLGDNYEHLRSHEQFYREVLEEAAYAEELGYAGFWVGEHHFQASQRVFPSPQMMLAAIAQRTRRLRLGTGVSVLPVNDPIRLAEDIAELDLISGGRVCFGAGRGYQPHEFAGFHVPMESSRERFWECLEVIRLAWTREQFSYRGKHFQYDDIALLPRPLQKPTPPIYVAAASPGSADEIARRGWAFTCAPFASSPSPDEVAAQLRGYRETFAAAGHGQPPDDLPHVFWTHVADSTEQALTEAEAGMKRKLGSASKVWVKPGVAGYETFAKIGQFLASARIEQLDALSIFGDPPRCLEKIRRYEAAGLTHMLLMFDWGAMAQRTIFHSMELFARHVMPHFRPAAPAERAPAPD, from the coding sequence ATGCGCTTTTCCATCCTCACCCTCGGCGACAACTACGAGCATCTGCGCTCGCACGAGCAGTTCTACCGCGAGGTGCTTGAAGAAGCCGCGTATGCGGAGGAGCTTGGCTACGCGGGCTTCTGGGTCGGCGAGCATCACTTCCAGGCAAGCCAGCGCGTATTCCCGTCGCCGCAGATGATGCTGGCCGCGATCGCGCAGCGCACGCGCCGGCTGCGCCTGGGCACCGGCGTCAGTGTTCTGCCGGTCAACGATCCGATCCGGCTCGCCGAGGATATCGCGGAGCTCGACCTGATAAGCGGCGGGCGCGTCTGCTTCGGCGCCGGGCGCGGCTACCAGCCGCACGAGTTCGCCGGCTTTCACGTGCCGATGGAGTCGTCCAGGGAGCGCTTCTGGGAATGCCTGGAGGTGATCCGGCTCGCCTGGACCCGCGAGCAGTTCTCCTATCGCGGCAAACATTTCCAGTACGACGATATTGCGCTGCTTCCGCGGCCGCTCCAGAAGCCGACGCCGCCGATTTACGTCGCCGCCGCCTCGCCCGGCTCGGCCGATGAGATCGCACGGCGCGGTTGGGCGTTCACTTGTGCGCCGTTCGCCTCCAGCCCGTCGCCCGACGAAGTCGCTGCGCAGCTAAGAGGCTATCGCGAGACCTTCGCCGCGGCGGGCCACGGCCAGCCCCCCGACGATCTGCCGCACGTGTTCTGGACCCACGTCGCGGATAGTACGGAGCAGGCGCTCACGGAAGCCGAGGCAGGGATGAAGCGCAAGCTTGGCAGCGCGTCCAAGGTCTGGGTGAAACCGGGCGTCGCCGGCTACGAGACGTTCGCGAAGATCGGCCAGTTTCTCGCCAGCGCGAGAATCGAGCAGCTCGACGCGCTCTCGATCTTCGGCGATCCGCCGCGCTGCCTGGAGAAGATCCGGCGCTACGAGGCGGCCGGCCTGACCCATATGCTGCTGATGTTCGACTGGGGTGCGATGGCGCAGCGGACGATCTTTCACTCGATGGAGCTGTTCGCGCGGCACGTGATGCCGCACTTCAGGCCCGCCGCGCCCGCCGAGCGCGCACCAGCACCGGATTGA
- a CDS encoding LLM class flavin-dependent oxidoreductase produces MKINWFHLMPYRWLPEDFRQRYRSVWVDIPSELWDSERGHFLYNEYLDELEFAEQMGVDGICVNEHHANAYGLMPSPNLMAACLARRISRANLVVLGNSLALYNPAIRVAEEFAMLDCISGGRLVAGFPVGSSMDTNFAYGVTPATLRERYREAHDLIIKSWTTPEPFAFNGRYNKIRYVNLWPRPLQKPHPPVWVPGGGSIETWDWVLDNDYAYCYLSYFGYKHGQKVMDGFWEKVAQKGAEPNPYRAGFLQLVAVSETDAQAEKDYSKHVDYFFNRCLHVYSGFADAPGYRTEATIRAGLQAQVGEAADLFRFGLSWKEFVERGYVISGSPATVRERLSEVIKNMRIGQLMVLQMIGSMPKELVRKNTELFAREVMPSIRTIWADQWQDRWSPRPLPKRAIPGVAVAN; encoded by the coding sequence ATGAAAATCAACTGGTTCCATCTGATGCCCTATCGATGGCTGCCTGAGGACTTCAGGCAGCGTTACCGCAGCGTATGGGTCGATATTCCAAGCGAGCTGTGGGACTCCGAGCGCGGCCACTTTCTCTACAACGAGTATCTTGACGAGCTTGAATTCGCCGAGCAGATGGGCGTCGACGGGATCTGTGTCAACGAGCATCACGCCAATGCCTACGGCCTGATGCCGTCACCCAATCTGATGGCGGCGTGTCTGGCGCGGCGGATCTCGCGCGCCAACCTGGTCGTGCTCGGCAACAGCCTGGCGCTATACAACCCGGCGATCCGCGTGGCCGAGGAGTTTGCGATGCTCGACTGCATCTCGGGCGGCCGGCTGGTGGCGGGCTTCCCGGTGGGTTCGTCGATGGACACTAACTTCGCCTACGGGGTGACGCCGGCGACGCTGCGCGAGCGCTACCGCGAGGCGCACGACCTGATCATCAAGTCGTGGACCACGCCCGAGCCCTTCGCTTTCAACGGTCGCTACAACAAGATTCGCTACGTCAATTTGTGGCCGCGTCCGCTCCAGAAGCCACATCCGCCGGTTTGGGTCCCGGGCGGCGGTTCGATCGAAACCTGGGACTGGGTGCTCGATAACGACTACGCCTACTGCTACCTGTCGTACTTCGGCTACAAGCACGGACAGAAAGTAATGGACGGTTTCTGGGAGAAGGTGGCGCAAAAGGGCGCCGAGCCCAATCCCTACCGCGCCGGCTTCCTGCAGCTCGTCGCGGTTTCCGAGACTGACGCCCAGGCCGAGAAGGACTACTCCAAACACGTCGATTATTTCTTCAACCGCTGCCTGCACGTCTATTCCGGCTTCGCCGACGCGCCGGGCTATCGCACCGAGGCCACCATCCGCGCCGGATTGCAGGCCCAGGTGGGCGAGGCGGCCGACCTCTTCCGCTTCGGCTTGAGCTGGAAGGAGTTCGTCGAGCGTGGCTACGTCATCAGCGGCTCGCCGGCCACCGTGCGCGAGCGCCTGAGCGAGGTCATCAAAAACATGCGCATTGGGCAGCTGATGGTGCTCCAGATGATCGGCAGCATGCCCAAGGAGCTGGTGCGCAAGAACACCGAGCTGTTCGCGCGCGAGGTGATGCCGTCGATAAGGACAATCTGGGCTGACCAGTGGCAGGACCGCTGGAGTCCACGCCCGCTTCCGAAGCGCGCGATTCCGGGCGTCGCGGTTGCCAACTGA
- a CDS encoding universal stress protein: MRRNTAKSKSRKTVPSAPSSAPRTVFRKILCPIDFDRISIPALKLAHTIARQNGARIYLLYVIPAALRAELEPLAEKNLLAVTRKWLEGKVPNEVIVRTGKPVEGVLKAAQELDADLVVMATHGRTGARRARLGSVTEEVVRRSTRPVMTIHPG; this comes from the coding sequence TTGCGCCGCAATACCGCCAAATCCAAGTCGCGCAAAACCGTGCCGAGCGCCCCGAGCTCGGCGCCGCGCACCGTGTTCAGGAAGATCCTGTGTCCGATTGATTTTGATCGGATCTCGATTCCCGCGCTCAAACTGGCCCATACGATCGCGCGCCAGAACGGCGCGCGCATCTATCTGCTCTACGTCATTCCGGCGGCGCTGCGCGCCGAGCTCGAACCGCTGGCGGAGAAAAACCTGCTGGCGGTCACCCGCAAATGGCTCGAAGGCAAGGTGCCCAACGAAGTGATCGTGCGCACGGGCAAGCCGGTCGAGGGCGTGCTCAAGGCGGCGCAGGAGCTCGATGCCGACCTGGTCGTGATGGCCACCCATGGGCGCACCGGCGCCCGGCGTGCCCGCTTGGGCAGCGTCACCGAAGAGGTCGTGCGCCGCTCGACTCGCCCGGTAATGACCATCCACCCGGGCTAG
- a CDS encoding alpha/beta fold hydrolase: MHELKTLNLRRGLFEVKYYQHGKGTPLVYLHGAGGLPGFTPDLELLSSHFTVTAPLHPGFGSSGIDELHEDVLKFTLYTWDVLDALGIERPILVGHSLGGMLAAEMAALEPTRVRKLVLVAPAGLWLDECPTLDFFAMKPEELIAAAFYDPDSAAARAFATLPTDPSAAAEVMVQRMRGLAAAARFLWPLGDRGLGERLYRVKAPTLLLWGEADKLIPPRYAEAFKRLLEGSPEVKIEKIARAGHVVLAEQTQAAVDAIVSFTRA, translated from the coding sequence ATGCACGAACTCAAAACGCTCAATCTCAGGCGCGGCCTGTTCGAAGTCAAATACTATCAACACGGCAAGGGGACGCCGCTGGTCTATCTGCACGGTGCAGGTGGCCTGCCCGGATTCACGCCCGACCTCGAGCTGCTCTCCAGCCACTTCACCGTCACCGCCCCGCTCCATCCGGGGTTCGGCTCCAGCGGGATCGACGAGTTGCACGAAGACGTGCTCAAGTTCACGCTCTACACCTGGGATGTGCTCGACGCGCTCGGCATCGAGCGTCCGATCCTGGTCGGACACAGCCTGGGCGGGATGCTGGCGGCGGAGATGGCGGCGCTCGAGCCGACGCGTGTGCGCAAGTTGGTGCTGGTCGCGCCGGCGGGCCTGTGGCTCGACGAATGTCCAACGCTGGACTTTTTTGCGATGAAGCCCGAGGAACTCATTGCCGCGGCTTTTTACGATCCCGACAGTGCTGCCGCGCGCGCGTTTGCCACGCTTCCGACCGATCCCTCCGCGGCGGCGGAGGTGATGGTGCAGCGCATGCGCGGGCTAGCCGCCGCCGCACGCTTTCTGTGGCCGTTGGGCGATCGCGGGCTTGGCGAGCGGCTCTACCGGGTCAAGGCGCCGACCCTTCTGCTGTGGGGCGAGGCCGACAAGCTGATCCCGCCGCGCTACGCCGAGGCCTTCAAGCGCTTGCTGGAGGGAAGCCCCGAGGTGAAGATCGAAAAGATCGCGCGCGCCGGCCACGTGGTGCTCGCCGAGCAGACCCAAGCCGCGGTGGACGCGATCGTCAGTTTCACCCGGGCGTAG
- the mgtA gene encoding magnesium-translocating P-type ATPase, which translates to MPPQSSPGASVDDAAGAPFEARPAPHPTGDDGEAALSLEALFARLDSSPAGLSADEAARRALRFGPNEPAPTRHRGPLREFLRFCTNPLVVILLVASIISAFLGQVIDAGIIAAMVLLSIALNFVQAYRSQRAVERLREQVAPTATVLRDGEWIETPRRSLVPGDVVRLSAGDLVPADARLLESRDLHVQEAALTGESAPAEKSAAGSVGGATGTLRSDMVYLGTSVVSGSATALIVATGPATAFGDIVERLAVRPPETEFDRGARQFGILIVETVLFLVLFILLVNIAMHRNAMESLLFAVALAVGLTPEFLPMITTVTLASGAVRMAREKVIVKHLAAIQNFGSIDVLCSDKTGTLTASAMTLDRALDPAGRPSERPLHLARLNSLFETGIRSPLDAAILAGHREEARGWEKTDEIPFDFERRRLSIVVEGHGTRMLITKGAPESILDACTRYEADGAQAPFGEDGRVRCRELYRELNAEGFRVLAVAWRPVAARAGFTAADETDLVLAGFLTFIDPPLEGVENSIAALRRDGVTVKILTGDNELVTRHICSQVGIDAGRIVLGAEIERMSDAALAHVAEEAHVFARVSPAQKNRIIRALKLRSHVVGFLGDGINDAPSLHAADVGISVAGAVDVAKDAADIILLEHHLQVLHSGIIEGRKAFGNVLKYLLMGTSSNFGNMFSMAGASLFLPFLPMLPTQILLNNFLYDLAQVMIPTDNVDPAYIRRPQRWDIRIIRNFMVVIGPISSIYDFLTFFVLLALFHSSEELFHTGWFVESLTTQTLVLFVIRTAGNPLSSRPSRALGATIVAVVLAGILMPLTPLGRDMGFVPLPAMFFVFLIVATGTYLVLVELVKRRLIGRLLGDRDAATARS; encoded by the coding sequence ATGCCGCCCCAATCGTCGCCAGGCGCATCTGTAGATGACGCCGCCGGCGCGCCATTCGAAGCCCGTCCGGCACCGCATCCCACCGGCGACGACGGGGAAGCGGCTCTCTCCCTGGAAGCGCTATTCGCGCGTCTGGACTCGTCGCCGGCCGGTCTGAGCGCGGACGAAGCGGCGCGGCGCGCGCTGCGCTTCGGCCCCAACGAACCCGCCCCAACCCGTCATCGCGGGCCGCTTCGAGAATTCCTTCGCTTCTGCACCAACCCCCTGGTCGTCATCCTGCTGGTGGCGAGCATCATTTCGGCCTTCCTCGGCCAGGTGATCGACGCGGGGATTATCGCCGCGATGGTGCTCCTGAGTATCGCGCTCAATTTCGTGCAGGCCTACCGCTCGCAGCGCGCGGTCGAGCGCCTGCGCGAGCAGGTTGCCCCGACCGCAACCGTGCTGCGCGACGGCGAGTGGATCGAAACGCCGCGGCGCAGCCTGGTGCCGGGCGACGTGGTGCGGCTGTCGGCGGGCGATTTGGTGCCCGCTGACGCGCGGCTGCTCGAAAGCCGCGACCTCCACGTCCAGGAGGCCGCGCTGACCGGCGAATCCGCGCCGGCGGAAAAGTCGGCCGCAGGCAGCGTGGGCGGCGCGACGGGCACGCTCAGGTCCGACATGGTTTACCTCGGCACCTCGGTGGTGAGCGGCAGCGCGACGGCGCTCATCGTGGCAACCGGCCCCGCAACCGCCTTTGGCGACATCGTGGAGCGGCTCGCGGTACGTCCGCCGGAAACCGAGTTCGACCGCGGTGCGCGCCAGTTCGGCATCCTGATCGTCGAAACGGTGCTGTTCCTCGTGCTGTTCATCTTGCTGGTGAACATCGCGATGCATCGCAACGCCATGGAGTCGCTGCTCTTCGCCGTAGCGCTGGCGGTCGGGCTGACGCCCGAGTTTCTGCCGATGATCACGACGGTCACCCTGGCCAGTGGTGCGGTGCGAATGGCGCGCGAGAAGGTGATCGTCAAGCACCTGGCCGCGATCCAGAATTTCGGCAGCATCGACGTGCTGTGCAGCGACAAGACCGGCACGCTGACGGCTTCGGCGATGACGCTCGACCGCGCGCTCGACCCCGCCGGGCGGCCTTCAGAGCGCCCGCTGCACCTGGCCCGGCTCAACAGCCTGTTCGAAACCGGCATCCGCAGCCCGCTCGACGCCGCCATCCTCGCCGGACATCGCGAAGAAGCACGCGGTTGGGAAAAGACCGACGAGATTCCCTTCGATTTTGAGCGCCGACGCCTGTCGATCGTCGTCGAAGGGCACGGAACGCGGATGCTGATCACCAAGGGCGCGCCGGAGAGCATCCTCGACGCCTGTACGCGCTACGAGGCGGACGGCGCGCAAGCCCCCTTCGGCGAGGACGGGCGCGTGCGCTGCCGCGAGCTTTACCGGGAACTCAACGCCGAGGGCTTTCGGGTGCTGGCGGTGGCATGGCGGCCGGTCGCGGCGCGCGCCGGCTTCACCGCCGCCGACGAAACCGATCTTGTGCTCGCCGGCTTTCTAACCTTCATCGATCCGCCGCTCGAAGGCGTGGAGAATTCGATCGCCGCGCTCCGCCGCGACGGGGTAACCGTCAAAATCCTGACTGGCGACAACGAACTGGTCACCCGGCATATCTGCTCGCAGGTCGGAATCGACGCCGGGCGAATCGTGCTCGGCGCCGAGATCGAACGGATGAGCGACGCGGCGCTCGCCCACGTGGCCGAGGAGGCCCACGTCTTCGCGCGCGTGTCGCCCGCGCAGAAAAACCGGATCATCCGCGCGCTCAAGCTGCGCAGCCACGTGGTCGGCTTCCTCGGCGATGGCATCAACGACGCCCCTTCGCTGCACGCGGCCGACGTCGGGATTTCAGTGGCGGGGGCGGTGGACGTGGCCAAGGACGCCGCCGACATCATCCTGCTCGAACACCATCTCCAGGTCCTGCACAGCGGCATCATCGAGGGACGCAAGGCCTTTGGCAACGTGCTGAAGTACCTGCTGATGGGCACCAGCTCGAACTTCGGCAACATGTTCAGCATGGCGGGGGCCTCGCTGTTCCTGCCGTTCCTGCCGATGCTGCCGACGCAGATCCTGCTCAACAACTTTCTCTACGATCTCGCCCAGGTGATGATCCCGACCGACAACGTCGATCCGGCCTACATCCGCCGGCCTCAGCGCTGGGACATCCGCATCATCCGCAATTTCATGGTGGTGATCGGGCCGATCAGCTCGATCTACGACTTCCTCACCTTCTTCGTGCTGCTCGCGCTGTTTCATTCCTCGGAAGAGCTGTTCCACACCGGATGGTTCGTCGAGTCGCTTACCACGCAGACGCTGGTGCTGTTCGTGATTCGTACCGCGGGCAATCCGTTGAGCAGCCGACCGAGCCGCGCCCTTGGCGCGACGATCGTGGCCGTGGTGTTGGCGGGGATCCTGATGCCGCTGACGCCGCTCGGCCGCGACATGGGGTTCGTGCCGCTGCCGGCGATGTTTTTCGTGTTCCTGATAGTCGCGACCGGCACTTACCTGGTGCTGGTCGAACTGGTCAAGCGCCGGCTCATCGGCCGCCTGCTCGGCGACCGCGACGCGGCCACCGCGCGCAGCTAG
- a CDS encoding VOC family protein, with translation MIDHVSIGVKDIAAARRFYDAALAPLGYKCLSESKEALGYGADSPQLWILSVKRPVPADEGSGLHICLQAARHVDVDAFHAAALKTGGRDNGKPGVRKDYGDNYYAAFVVDPEGYRIEAYCGAQ, from the coding sequence ATGATCGATCACGTTTCGATTGGCGTGAAGGACATTGCGGCGGCCCGGCGCTTTTACGACGCCGCCCTCGCGCCGCTCGGCTACAAGTGCCTGAGCGAGAGCAAAGAGGCGCTGGGCTACGGCGCCGACTCGCCGCAACTGTGGATCCTGAGCGTCAAGCGTCCGGTCCCCGCCGACGAGGGCTCGGGGCTGCACATCTGCCTGCAAGCCGCGCGGCACGTAGATGTGGATGCCTTTCATGCCGCCGCGCTCAAGACGGGCGGGCGTGATAATGGCAAGCCCGGCGTGCGCAAGGACTATGGCGACAACTACTACGCGGCGTTCGTCGTCGATCCCGAGGGCTATCGAATCGAGGCTTATTGCGGCGCGCAGTGA